A portion of the Acidobacteriaceae bacterium genome contains these proteins:
- a CDS encoding VWA domain-containing protein produces MRGKGFLAAVMGVSMGIGNAWAQQATPPQPAPQDDTVLHVQSNIVFVPTTVQTKKGDVLYGLKAEQFEVLADGVPQKVTLDTSEDVRPIALAVVVQCSRGYAFEYPKMQGVATMIEEMIGGGPSQVAVMDYGSEPELITNFTTNATRRERALNSITPCDDDPKNATFDAVDAANKLFERMDPKGRHVILLISETRDHGSKVKPSEVIRALGKTDTIVDSLAFSPGRDELAEDVKHSDGASGGPIGLILMAVQALRKNAAKEFARESGGEYINFGTQTKFDLGLNGLANRVDNYYLLSFQPHFAPGQGEAGDFHKLTVHVPLYPDAKIRHRESYWSEPVATVQP; encoded by the coding sequence ATGCGTGGCAAGGGTTTTCTGGCAGCGGTGATGGGTGTTTCGATGGGTATCGGAAACGCGTGGGCGCAGCAGGCTACGCCGCCGCAACCTGCCCCGCAGGACGACACGGTGCTTCATGTGCAGTCGAACATCGTCTTCGTGCCGACGACGGTGCAGACGAAGAAGGGCGACGTGCTCTACGGGCTGAAGGCCGAGCAGTTTGAGGTGCTCGCTGACGGCGTTCCGCAGAAGGTCACGCTTGATACGAGTGAGGACGTGCGGCCGATTGCGCTGGCGGTCGTCGTGCAGTGCTCACGCGGCTACGCGTTTGAGTATCCGAAGATGCAGGGCGTGGCGACGATGATCGAGGAGATGATCGGCGGTGGCCCTTCGCAGGTCGCGGTGATGGACTACGGCTCCGAGCCTGAGCTGATTACGAACTTCACCACCAACGCCACCCGCCGCGAGCGTGCGTTGAACAGCATTACCCCGTGCGATGATGACCCGAAGAACGCCACGTTCGACGCCGTGGACGCCGCGAATAAGCTCTTTGAACGTATGGACCCGAAGGGCCGCCACGTCATTTTGCTGATCAGCGAAACGCGTGACCACGGTTCCAAGGTGAAACCGAGCGAGGTGATTCGCGCATTGGGCAAGACGGATACGATCGTCGACTCGCTGGCGTTTTCGCCGGGCCGGGACGAGCTCGCCGAAGACGTCAAGCATTCGGACGGCGCCAGCGGTGGCCCGATCGGGCTGATCCTGATGGCGGTTCAGGCGCTGCGCAAGAATGCGGCGAAGGAGTTCGCCCGCGAGAGCGGCGGCGAGTACATCAACTTCGGCACGCAGACCAAGTTCGACCTTGGGCTGAACGGACTCGCCAACCGGGTGGACAACTACTACCTGCTCAGCTTCCAGCCGCACTTTGCGCCGGGACAGGGTGAGGCGGGAGACTTCCACAAACTGACCGTGCACGTACCGTTGTACCCGGACGCGAAGATTCGTCATCGCGAGTCCTACTGGTCGGAGCCGGTCGCAACCGTACAGCCGTAA